The DNA window CGGCAACCCGGTTCCGCACGACATCCTGCGCGTGATGGGCGTCGAGGCGCTGGCGGAGTACCTGATCAAGGAGATCCAGGACGTCTACCGGCTGCAGGGCGTGAAGATCAACGACAAGCACATCGAGGTGATCGTTCGCCAGATGCTGCAGAAGGTCGAGGTCTACGATACCGGAGATTCCACCTTCCTGGGTGGCGAGCAGATCGATCGTGACGAGTTCGACGCGGAGAACGTCCGCACCACCGAACTCAACGGTCGTCCCGCCCAGGCCCATCCGGTGCTCCAGGGCATCACCAAGGCCAGCCTGCAGACGCATTCCTTCATTTCGGCCGCCTCGTTCCAGGAAACCACCCGCGTTCTCACCGAAGCCTCGGTGTCGGGCAAGGTGGACAACCTGATCGGCCTGAAGGAAAACGTCATCGTCGGCCGCCTCATCCCGGCCGGGACGGGCGCGATGGTGAACCGTATGCGCCAGTTGGCGGCGGAACGCGACAAGGAGCTGATGGACAAGGAGCCGGACGCCCAGCAGATCGAGATCAACCCGGCCGCTCCGGCGGAATAGGGCGCTTCGTTCGCGGAGATCGGGGCGGGCGGGTCCGGCGCGAGTCGGCCCGCCCGTTCCGCTTTCGGGGAAGGGACATGGACGCGGAAAGCCAGCTTCGGCAGAAGCTACGCAAGATCGAGGCCTTGTTCGCCGGTGCGGCAACCCCCGGCGAGCGGGCGGCGGCCGGAGCGGCGGCGAATCGCATCCGGGCCCGTCTCCGGGAAAGCGCGGGCCGCGAGACGGCGGTCGAGATGAAGTTCAGCCTGCCCGATCCCTGGTCGCGCCGGCTGTTCGTCGCCCTGTGCCGACGCTATGGTCTCCGGCCCTACCGCTACGCCCGCATGCGCCGCCAGACGGTGGTGGTCAAGGGGCCTCTGTCTTTTATCGACGGGGTGCTGTGGCCGGAATTCCAGGAAATCAACGAGGCCCTGGTCGCCTACCTTTCCAACGTCACCGACAAGGTGATCCGCGACGAGGTCTTCGGAGAATCCGGCGAAGCCGATGAAGTGGCGGAACCGGCGAAGCTGGGCGGTTGACCCTCCCTACCGGTCCAATTCCTTGACCAGAGCCGGTGTGACGTCGCCGAAGCGGAGGATGCGCTTGCCCTTGTGATCCCTCAGGAACTCGTCGGCGTCGACCTGGGTGGCCAGCGGCACCAGTTCATGGCCCATGGGTCCCAGAACGTCGGAACCGGTCACGTAGAAGGCCTGGCGGGCGTCGACCTTGGCCAGGTCGTAATATTCGCTGACCGCGATGACGGCGATGTCCTCGGCACGGTGCTTCGGCGCGTAGCGGGGCAGGTCCAGCAAATACTTGAACATGTCCTTGGCGCCGTCGAAATGATGGGCGTGCCCGTCCTTGTAAAACACCGTCGCCACCCACTGCGGGTACTTGGCGACGAACATGCCGCAGACCACGCAGGTGTCCGTCTCGGCCGGCGGCGGCACCACGTGGCCGCCCACCTCCGCAGCCTCCCCCCGCGTTTGCGGGAGGAGGACGGAGACGGCCAACAAAAGAGCCGGCAGAAGCCTCACTTCGCCTGCTCCTTGGCCTTGTCCTCGGCGGCCTTGCGGCGCTTCTCAGCCCGGTTGCCGCGGATACGCATGGTATCTTCCGCCATGCCCAGGTAGGTAAGCTTCACGGCCTCGTCGAAGCCGACGATCTGGCCGTCGTTCTTCGCCGCCTCGGCCGCCGCGCGCGAGGCGAAGGAGGTCTTGGCCGTCTTGCTCATCACAGCCTGATGCCCGCCGCCGATCACATAGAGGGCGGTCTCGGCGTTGGTCAACGGCTTGACCTCGCCGCCGGCCCCGTTGTCGGGGGCGTAGATGGCCTTCGGCACGCGGTCCAGGTTGAGCGTCAGGGAAACCGCCGCGCAATGCAGGGAGCAGGTGCCGTCCACCAGATCGTCGGAATAGTGAATCAGATGGCGGCTGAAGTGGTACTGCTTGCGGTTCATGCCGCAATAGGGGCAGCGGGGATACTTGGCGAGTTCGTTCTCCAGCGGATTGGCGTCCTTCGGCGCCTTGGGGATGAACTGGAGCGGGGTGCCGTCGGTGTTCTTCACCTCGGCCTGCTTTTCCACCCATTCCCAGGGCATGATCGGCTGCTGCGCGCGGGCGCCGGAAGCGGCCCCCGTTGCGGCCAGGAAGCCGCCGGCGGCGACGCCCTTCAAAAGTTGACGACGATTCATGGCTCTATCTCCTTTCAAAAATATTCCCCTTTTTCCAACCGCAACCGGTACCTTCCTCTGGGCCGCTTGAGCGGCTCTAGTGATGATGATGTTCCATGGGGGCCGTCTGGCCGGGCTGCAGGCCCTGCATGACGGTGAAGAACTTGACGCCCTGATCGATGGTCACGATGCCAAGCCCGATGACCAGCAGCGCGGCGCCCTTCAGCAGCCAGCCCCGCATCTTCGCCCCCAGCTTGCCGAACAGGGCGGAGACGAAGAGCATGGAAGGCAGGGTGCCGGCTCCGAAGGCCAGCATCAGCAGCATGCCTTGCAGGGGACCCGGAGCGGTGGTGGCCTTGACCGCCATGGACAGCGTCAGGGCGCAGGGCATGAAGCCGTTGAGCAGCCCTCCCATGGCGGCGCCAGCCACTGGGCCGCGGGCGCTGGCGGCCAGGAAGACCTTGCGGAACAGGCCTACCGGCACCTTGAGGAAGGGCATCCGGAACAGCGGCACGCCCAGGATATCGAGGCCCAGCACGATGACGATCACGCCCGCCGCCACCTGCAGGATGCCCTGGGCCAGCCCGAAGGAGCCGGTCGAAATCAGGGCGTTGCCCAGCACGGCCGCCAGCAGCCCGGCGAAGGCGTAGACCCCCAGGCGGCTGCCGTGGTAGGCGGCATAGGTCAGGGGGCCCTTGG is part of the Magnetospirillum sp. WYHS-4 genome and encodes:
- a CDS encoding nitrous oxide reductase accessory protein NosL, whose amino-acid sequence is MGGHVVPPPAETDTCVVCGMFVAKYPQWVATVFYKDGHAHHFDGAKDMFKYLLDLPRYAPKHRAEDIAVIAVSEYYDLAKVDARQAFYVTGSDVLGPMGHELVPLATQVDADEFLRDHKGKRILRFGDVTPALVKELDR
- a CDS encoding nitrous oxide reductase accessory protein NosL encodes the protein MNRRQLLKGVAAGGFLAATGAASGARAQQPIMPWEWVEKQAEVKNTDGTPLQFIPKAPKDANPLENELAKYPRCPYCGMNRKQYHFSRHLIHYSDDLVDGTCSLHCAAVSLTLNLDRVPKAIYAPDNGAGGEVKPLTNAETALYVIGGGHQAVMSKTAKTSFASRAAAEAAKNDGQIVGFDEAVKLTYLGMAEDTMRIRGNRAEKRRKAAEDKAKEQAK
- a CDS encoding sulfite exporter TauE/SafE family protein, encoding MSPEIDYAVAFTAGLMASGHCVGMCGSLVSAFFLRMGEEAKGPLTYAAYHGSRLGVYAFAGLLAAVLGNALISTGSFGLAQGILQVAAGVIVIVLGLDILGVPLFRMPFLKVPVGLFRKVFLAASARGPVAGAAMGGLLNGFMPCALTLSMAVKATTAPGPLQGMLLMLAFGAGTLPSMLFVSALFGKLGAKMRGWLLKGAALLVIGLGIVTIDQGVKFFTVMQGLQPGQTAPMEHHHH